In Amycolatopsis endophytica, the following are encoded in one genomic region:
- a CDS encoding DUF4910 domain-containing protein, which yields MLTGGEMHALVERMYPLCRSITGDGVRATLDAIGEHIPLDRHEVPTGTQVFDWTVPQEWNIRDAYIADADGKRVVDFRESNLHVVGYSVPVAATMTLAELRPHLHTLPDHPSWVPYRTSYYSPTWGFCLAQETLDALPDGEYEVRIDSTLADGHLSYGEHVVPGRVDDEVIVSCHVCHPSLANDNLAGIAVAVSLAQALENPYYTYRFLFMPGTIGAITWLARNRVERIRHGIVLACAGDRGDLTYKRSRRGAAEIDRVLEHALRDRPHRIADFSPYGYDERQFCSPGFNLGVGSLTRTPYAGYPEYHTSADNPDFISPSAMEDTLVVLREAFAILDRNRRYTNLSPYGEPQLGKRGLYDSLGGRSDAKQAQMAMLWVLNLADGDHDLLGIAQRSGLGFEAVAAAATALHDAGLVKE from the coding sequence ATGCTCACCGGAGGGGAGATGCACGCGCTGGTGGAGCGGATGTACCCGCTCTGCCGGAGCATCACCGGGGACGGCGTCCGCGCGACGCTGGACGCCATCGGCGAGCACATCCCGCTGGACCGGCACGAGGTGCCCACCGGTACGCAGGTGTTCGACTGGACGGTGCCGCAGGAGTGGAACATCCGCGACGCCTACATCGCCGACGCCGACGGCAAGCGCGTGGTCGACTTCCGGGAGTCGAACCTGCACGTCGTCGGATACAGCGTGCCGGTCGCGGCGACCATGACGCTGGCCGAGCTGCGGCCGCACCTGCACACGCTGCCGGACCATCCGTCCTGGGTGCCCTACCGCACCAGCTACTACTCGCCGACCTGGGGTTTCTGCCTCGCGCAGGAGACGCTGGACGCGCTGCCGGACGGCGAGTACGAGGTGCGCATCGACTCGACGCTCGCGGACGGGCACCTCAGCTACGGCGAGCACGTCGTACCGGGGCGGGTCGACGACGAGGTGATCGTGTCCTGCCACGTCTGCCACCCGTCACTGGCCAACGACAACCTCGCCGGGATCGCGGTCGCGGTGTCACTCGCGCAGGCCCTGGAAAACCCCTACTACACCTACCGTTTCCTGTTCATGCCCGGCACGATCGGCGCCATCACCTGGCTGGCCCGCAACCGGGTCGAGCGGATCCGGCACGGCATCGTCCTCGCGTGCGCGGGCGACCGGGGCGACCTGACGTACAAGCGGTCGAGACGCGGCGCCGCCGAGATCGACCGCGTTCTGGAGCACGCGCTGCGTGACCGTCCACATCGGATCGCCGATTTCTCACCGTACGGTTACGACGAGCGGCAGTTCTGCTCGCCCGGATTCAACCTGGGGGTCGGCTCACTCACCCGGACGCCGTACGCCGGTTACCCCGAGTACCACACCTCCGCCGACAACCCGGACTTCATCTCACCTTCGGCAATGGAAGACACACTCGTCGTGCTGCGAGAGGCGTTCGCGATTCTCGACCGCAACCGCCGCTACACGAACCTCAGCCCCTACGGCGAACCGCAACTCGGCAAGCGCGGCCTGTACGACTCCCTCGGCGGCCGCAGCGACGCCAAACAGGCCCAGATGGCGATGCTGTGGGTCCTCAACCTCGCCGACGGCGACCATGACCTGCTCGGCATCGCACAACGGTCCGGCCTCGGCTTCGAGGCGGTCGCCGCTGCGGCCACCGCGCTGCACGACGCCGGACTCGTGAAGGAGTGA
- a CDS encoding NAD-dependent epimerase/dehydratase family protein, with product MRVLLTGHKGYLGTVMAPVLTAAGHEVTGLDSGLFDDCVLGPAPQDPAGHRVDLRDVTPAQLSGVDAVIHLAALSNDPLGALAPELTYDINHRAAVRLARLAKDAGVSRFLYASTCSVYGASGGAGLVNEDAPLRPVTPYAESKVLVEDDLHGMADDGFSPVCLRNATAFGFSPRLRADIVLNNLVGHAWLSGEVLVLSDGTPWRPLVHAQDIAKAFAAALVAPREAVHDRAFNIGTESNNVTVAEIAQQVVEAVPGSRRRITGEAGADPRSYRVDFSRFRAAVPGFTCDWSVKDGAVELIDAYQRHGLTHRTFEQSFTRLARLEHHRAHGAVDDTLRFT from the coding sequence ATGCGTGTGCTGCTGACCGGGCACAAGGGGTATCTGGGCACGGTGATGGCGCCGGTGCTCACCGCCGCCGGGCACGAGGTGACCGGTCTCGACTCGGGGCTGTTCGACGACTGCGTGCTCGGCCCGGCACCGCAGGACCCGGCCGGCCACCGGGTGGACCTGCGTGACGTCACGCCCGCGCAGTTGTCCGGAGTGGACGCCGTGATCCACCTGGCCGCGCTGTCGAACGATCCGCTGGGCGCGCTCGCCCCGGAGCTGACCTACGACATCAACCACAGGGCGGCGGTCCGGCTGGCCCGTCTGGCGAAGGACGCCGGGGTGTCCCGGTTCCTGTACGCCTCGACCTGCTCGGTCTACGGCGCTTCGGGTGGTGCGGGCCTGGTGAACGAGGACGCGCCGCTGCGGCCGGTGACGCCGTACGCGGAGTCGAAGGTGCTGGTCGAGGACGATCTGCACGGCATGGCCGACGACGGTTTCAGCCCGGTCTGCCTGCGCAACGCCACCGCGTTCGGGTTCTCACCGCGGCTGCGGGCCGACATCGTGCTGAACAACCTGGTCGGGCACGCATGGCTGTCCGGTGAGGTGCTGGTGCTCTCCGACGGCACGCCGTGGCGGCCGCTGGTGCACGCCCAGGACATCGCGAAGGCGTTCGCCGCCGCGCTGGTGGCGCCGCGCGAAGCGGTGCACGACAGGGCGTTCAACATCGGTACCGAGAGCAACAACGTGACCGTCGCCGAGATCGCGCAGCAGGTCGTCGAGGCCGTGCCGGGGTCGCGGCGGCGGATCACCGGGGAGGCGGGCGCCGATCCGCGGTCCTACCGGGTCGACTTCTCCCGGTTCCGCGCCGCGGTCCCCGGCTTCACCTGCGACTGGTCGGTCAAGGACGGCGCGGTCGAGCTGATCGACGCCTACCAGCGGCACGGGCTCACGCACCGGACGTTCGAGCAGAGCTTCACGCGTCTCGCGCGGCTCGAGCACCACCGCGCGCACGGCGCGGTCGACGACACGCTGCGGTTCACCTGA
- a CDS encoding PIG-L deacetylase family protein, protein MIGLVPERLERIVVLGAHCDDIAIGAGGTLLTMSRPGLRVDALVLSGGGSEREDEERAALTAFCPGADLDVTVLKMPDGRLPAHWDEVKNALEELRSRTDPDLILAPRTDDAHQDHRGLAELVPTAFRGHLTLGYEIVKWDGDLTTPSVYVPLARELAEKKAALLQRQYPSQRHRPWYDREAFLGLARIRGIECQARYAEAFHVKKMCLQLEG, encoded by the coding sequence GTGATCGGTCTGGTTCCCGAACGGCTGGAGCGGATCGTGGTGCTCGGCGCGCACTGCGACGACATCGCGATCGGCGCGGGCGGGACGTTGCTCACGATGAGCCGTCCCGGACTGCGCGTGGACGCACTGGTGCTCTCCGGCGGAGGCAGCGAGCGTGAGGACGAGGAACGGGCCGCGCTCACCGCTTTCTGTCCCGGTGCGGACCTCGACGTCACCGTGCTCAAGATGCCGGACGGGCGGCTGCCCGCGCACTGGGACGAGGTCAAGAACGCGCTGGAGGAGCTGCGGTCGCGCACCGATCCGGACCTGATTCTCGCGCCCCGCACCGATGACGCGCACCAGGACCACCGCGGTCTCGCCGAGCTCGTGCCGACGGCGTTCCGCGGGCACCTGACGCTCGGTTACGAGATCGTCAAGTGGGACGGCGATCTGACCACGCCGTCGGTCTACGTGCCGCTGGCCCGGGAACTCGCCGAGAAAAAGGCCGCATTGCTGCAACGGCAGTATCCCTCGCAGCGACATCGTCCTTGGTACGACCGGGAAGCCTTCCTCGGCCTCGCCCGCATCCGGGGCATCGAATGCCAGGCGCGGTACGCGGAAGCCTTCCACGTCAAGAAGATGTGTCTCCAGCTGGAGGGCTGA
- a CDS encoding sugar phosphate nucleotidyltransferase: protein MKVVLFCGGYGMRMRNGTASDVPKPMAMVGPRPLIWHVMRYYAHFGHTEFILCLGYGAHHIKDFFLNYSETTSNDFVLRGGRAELLSTDIADWTISFVQTGIESPIGERLRRVREHLDGDEMFLANYADVLTDAPLPEMIERFERSGAGASMMVVPPQSSFHCVEMDEGGLVGSITAVSEMPLWENGGYFVLRQDVFDHIPENGDLVADGCAELAKRGRLLAYPYRGFWKPTDTVKERYALDEAYTRGVRPWALWEKDRVPA, encoded by the coding sequence GTGAAGGTCGTCCTGTTCTGCGGCGGGTACGGGATGCGGATGCGCAATGGCACCGCCTCCGACGTGCCCAAGCCGATGGCCATGGTCGGGCCGCGCCCCCTGATCTGGCACGTCATGCGGTACTACGCGCACTTCGGGCACACCGAATTCATCCTCTGCCTCGGCTACGGGGCGCACCACATCAAGGACTTCTTCCTCAACTACTCCGAAACCACTTCCAACGACTTCGTCCTGCGCGGCGGACGCGCGGAGCTGCTGTCCACCGACATCGCCGACTGGACCATCTCGTTCGTGCAGACCGGGATCGAGTCGCCGATCGGGGAGCGGCTGCGCCGCGTGCGCGAACACCTCGACGGCGACGAGATGTTTCTCGCCAACTACGCCGATGTGCTCACCGACGCACCACTGCCGGAGATGATCGAGCGGTTCGAACGCTCCGGGGCGGGCGCGTCGATGATGGTCGTACCGCCGCAGTCGTCGTTCCACTGCGTCGAGATGGACGAGGGCGGTCTGGTCGGTTCGATCACGGCGGTCAGCGAGATGCCGCTGTGGGAGAACGGCGGGTACTTCGTGCTGCGGCAGGATGTCTTCGACCACATCCCGGAGAACGGTGACCTGGTGGCCGATGGGTGCGCCGAACTGGCCAAGCGCGGCCGTCTCCTGGCCTACCCCTACCGCGGCTTCTGGAAGCCGACGGACACCGTGAAGGAGCGCTACGCCCTGGACGAGGCGTACACGCGCGGCGTGCGGCCGTGGGCGTTGTGGGAAAAGGACAGAGTGCCGGCGTGA
- a CDS encoding class I SAM-dependent methyltransferase produces MTNCRLCGSANLASVVDLGATPPCELFLTAEQLDESENTFPLHLRVCAECRLAQIPPLITPEDTFTEYAYFSSYSRSWVDHAGRFVTGAVERLGLDAHSFVVEVASNDGYLLKHVVAQGIRCLGIEPSVNVGQAARDAGVPTLTAFLGPESGAGVREEYGPANLVVANNVYAHIPDVIGFTKGLRALVADDGWVSIEVQHLLTLIEKTQYDTIYHEHFQYYTVASAQRALASGGLSLVDIELLPTHGGSVRLWARPAETAGEPSTRVLDVLAREKAAGLLELSGYTQFAERVAKVRRDLLRFLIDAADDGLTVVGYGAPGKGNTLLNHCGIRTDLLAYTVDRNPYKHGRFTPGTRIPILPPDRIAAGRPDYVLVLPWNLRDELTHQLSYVGEWGGKLVFPIPSLEIVEVNPS; encoded by the coding sequence ATGACCAACTGCAGGCTCTGCGGTTCCGCGAACCTCGCCAGCGTCGTCGATCTCGGTGCCACGCCGCCCTGCGAGCTGTTCCTGACCGCGGAACAACTGGACGAGTCGGAAAATACCTTTCCGTTGCACCTGCGGGTGTGCGCGGAATGCCGTCTCGCGCAGATTCCGCCGTTGATCACGCCCGAGGACACGTTCACCGAATACGCCTATTTTTCGTCGTATTCGCGGTCCTGGGTGGACCACGCGGGCAGGTTCGTCACCGGGGCGGTCGAGCGGCTGGGTCTGGACGCCCATTCGTTCGTCGTCGAGGTTGCCAGCAACGACGGGTACCTGCTCAAACACGTTGTGGCACAGGGCATTCGCTGCCTGGGTATCGAGCCGTCGGTGAACGTCGGCCAGGCCGCGCGTGACGCGGGCGTGCCGACGCTGACCGCGTTCCTCGGTCCGGAGAGCGGCGCCGGTGTACGCGAGGAGTACGGGCCCGCGAACCTGGTGGTGGCCAACAACGTCTACGCGCACATCCCGGACGTCATCGGGTTCACGAAGGGCCTGCGCGCGCTCGTCGCCGACGACGGCTGGGTGTCGATCGAGGTCCAGCACCTGCTCACGCTCATCGAGAAAACCCAGTACGACACGATCTACCACGAGCACTTCCAGTACTACACGGTGGCTTCGGCGCAACGTGCGCTCGCCTCCGGCGGACTGTCCCTTGTGGATATCGAACTACTGCCGACGCACGGCGGGTCGGTCCGGCTGTGGGCCCGGCCCGCCGAGACCGCCGGTGAGCCGAGCACGCGCGTACTCGACGTGCTGGCCCGCGAAAAAGCCGCCGGGCTGCTCGAACTTTCCGGCTACACGCAGTTCGCCGAGCGGGTCGCCAAGGTGCGCCGAGACCTGCTGCGGTTCCTCATCGACGCGGCCGACGACGGCCTCACCGTGGTCGGCTACGGCGCGCCCGGCAAGGGCAACACGCTGCTCAACCACTGCGGTATCCGGACCGACCTGCTCGCCTACACGGTCGACCGCAACCCCTACAAGCACGGCCGGTTCACGCCCGGCACCCGCATCCCCATCCTGCCGCCGGACCGCATCGCCGCGGGCCGGCCCGACTACGTCCTGGTCCTGCCGTGGAACCTGCGGGACGAACTGACCCACCAGCTGTCCTACGTCGGGGAGTGGGGCGGCAAGCTCGTCTTTCCCATCCCCAGCCTGGAAATCGTCGAGGTGAACCCATCGTGA
- the ddaH gene encoding dimethylargininase gives MTTRVPTTRRYLMCPPRFFAVEYAINPWMDPARPVSAERALTQWRELRDTYRRLGHTVEEIEPQPGLPDMVFAANSGTVVDGRVLGSRFRAPQRAAEAEHFRRWFVEHGYREVVMPSFVNEAEGDFAWTGRMLLAGTGFRTDPAAHAEAQEVLGVPVLSLRLTDPRYYHLDTALFVLSEATDSTPARIAYYPEAFSAGSRRVLARVFPDAVLATAADAECFGLNGVSDGRNVVLPSEATDLAERLVVRGYEPVLVDISELRKAGGGPKCCTLEIRK, from the coding sequence ATGACGACACGGGTACCGACCACCCGCCGATACCTCATGTGCCCGCCCCGGTTCTTCGCCGTCGAGTACGCGATCAACCCCTGGATGGACCCGGCGCGGCCGGTCAGCGCCGAGCGCGCGCTGACGCAATGGCGCGAGCTGCGTGACACCTACCGCCGTCTCGGTCACACGGTCGAGGAGATCGAGCCGCAGCCGGGGCTCCCGGACATGGTCTTCGCCGCCAACTCGGGCACGGTCGTCGACGGCCGGGTGCTCGGCTCACGCTTCCGTGCGCCGCAGCGGGCCGCCGAGGCCGAGCACTTCCGCCGCTGGTTCGTCGAGCACGGCTACCGCGAGGTCGTCATGCCCTCGTTCGTCAACGAGGCCGAGGGCGATTTCGCCTGGACCGGCCGGATGCTGCTCGCCGGCACCGGTTTCCGCACCGACCCCGCCGCCCACGCGGAGGCGCAGGAGGTGCTCGGCGTGCCCGTCCTGTCGCTGCGGCTGACCGATCCGCGCTACTACCACCTCGACACCGCGCTGTTCGTGCTCAGCGAAGCCACCGACAGCACACCGGCGCGGATCGCGTACTACCCGGAGGCGTTTTCCGCCGGATCACGCCGGGTCCTGGCGCGCGTGTTCCCGGACGCCGTGCTCGCCACCGCGGCCGACGCGGAGTGCTTCGGGCTCAACGGGGTGTCCGACGGGCGCAACGTAGTGCTCCCGTCCGAGGCGACCGATCTGGCGGAACGGCTCGTGGTCCGCGGGTACGAACCGGTGCTCGTCGACATCTCCGAACTGCGCAAGGCCGGTGGCGGCCCGAAGTGCTGCACGCTGGAGATCCGCAAGTGA
- a CDS encoding Lrp/AsnC family transcriptional regulator, translated as MNTLDQQIVSCLVTNARASYAEIGKVVGLSAPAVKRRVDRLLETGVLRGFTAVVDPEALGWGTEAFVEVHCRGNISPARIRARLEPLPEVVAAYTVTGAADAIVHLRAADIHQLETALERLRGLEIIDRTVSTVVLSRLLERPPDPAT; from the coding sequence GTGAACACCCTGGATCAGCAGATCGTTTCGTGTCTCGTGACGAACGCACGCGCCAGCTACGCCGAGATCGGCAAGGTCGTCGGGCTGTCCGCACCGGCGGTCAAACGCCGGGTGGACCGGCTGCTGGAGACCGGCGTGCTGCGTGGGTTCACCGCGGTCGTCGACCCGGAGGCGCTGGGCTGGGGCACCGAGGCGTTCGTCGAGGTCCACTGCCGTGGCAACATCTCCCCGGCCCGCATCCGCGCCCGGCTGGAACCGCTGCCGGAGGTCGTCGCCGCGTACACGGTGACCGGCGCGGCGGACGCGATCGTGCACCTGCGTGCCGCCGACATCCACCAGCTGGAGACGGCGCTGGAGCGGCTGCGCGGGCTCGAAATCATCGACCGGACGGTGTCGACGGTCGTGCTGTCCCGGCTCCTTGAGCGGCCGCCCGATCCCGCGACATGA
- a CDS encoding enoyl-CoA hydratase, with product MVERIVAERRGKVAVLTVDAPQRRNSLTVALSAELARAVTEAEQDENVHALVVTGTPPAFCAGADLTTLGSAQEEGLRAVYEGFLAVARCSLPTIAAVGGAAVGAGLNLALAADVRLAGPRAKFIPRFLELGLHPGGGFTWMLQRAVGIQRARAMTLFGQSLDAAAAEEAGLTLRTVDGDHDTLLEAALELAEPAARAPREVVLATKFSLRQTSTMAEHSRAVDTEIEPQVKSLNSPGFAERLASVQARITTRK from the coding sequence ATGGTCGAACGCATCGTGGCCGAGCGACGGGGCAAGGTCGCCGTCCTCACCGTCGACGCCCCGCAGCGGCGTAATTCGCTCACCGTGGCTCTTTCCGCCGAGCTGGCACGGGCCGTCACCGAGGCGGAGCAGGACGAGAACGTGCACGCGCTGGTCGTCACCGGCACTCCGCCCGCGTTCTGCGCCGGGGCCGACCTGACGACACTGGGCAGCGCGCAGGAGGAGGGGCTGCGCGCGGTTTACGAGGGCTTCCTCGCGGTGGCGCGGTGTTCGCTGCCGACGATCGCGGCCGTCGGCGGCGCGGCGGTCGGCGCCGGTCTGAACCTCGCGCTCGCGGCGGACGTCCGCCTGGCGGGCCCGCGGGCGAAGTTCATCCCGCGGTTCCTCGAACTGGGTCTGCACCCCGGCGGCGGATTCACCTGGATGTTGCAGCGCGCGGTGGGTATCCAGCGGGCGCGGGCGATGACGTTGTTCGGCCAGTCCCTCGACGCGGCGGCGGCTGAGGAGGCCGGGCTGACGTTGCGCACCGTGGACGGTGACCACGACACGTTGCTGGAGGCGGCTCTCGAACTGGCGGAACCGGCGGCCCGAGCGCCGCGCGAGGTGGTACTCGCGACGAAGTTCTCCCTGCGGCAAACCTCGACTATGGCTGAGCATTCCCGTGCCGTGGACACCGAGATCGAGCCGCAGGTGAAATCGCTGAACTCGCCCGGTTTCGCGGAACGACTGGCATCCGTGCAGGCCAGGATCACCACACGGAAGTAA
- a CDS encoding 2-oxoacid:acceptor oxidoreductase subunit alpha: MSTSTNGHGVLSASRPTEVAKLDRVVIRFAGDSGDGMQLTGDRFTSEAAAFGNDLATLPNFPAEIRAPQGTIPGVSSFQVHFADYDILTPGDRPDVLVVMNPAALKANLRDVPAGGTIIVNTDEFSKRNLTKVGYATDPLEDESLSAFQVHRVAMSTLTQGALEGTGLGKKDAERCKNMFALGLLSWMYHRPTEGTEAFLREKFAKKPDIAEANILAFRAGWNYGETTESFVTTYEVAPAKLDKGTYRQITGNTALAYGIIAAGQRAGLPVLLGTYPITPASDILHELSKHKNFGVLTFQAEDEIAGIGAALGASYGGALGVTSTSGPGVALKSETIGLGVMLELPLVVIDVQRGGPSTGLPTKTEQADLLQAMFGRNSESPLPVIAPQSPGDCFAAAMEAVRIALTYRTPVIVLSDGANANGSEPWLIPDATQLPDLSVTFASQPNATDGSGEFWPYMRDPETLAREWAVPGTPGLEHRIGGLEKQDGKGNISYDPDNHDHMVRLRQAKVDGIDVPDLEIDDPSGEARVLALGWGSTFGPIGAAARRVRKLGMPIAQAHLRHLNPFPKNLGEVLARYDRVVVPEMNLGQLAWLLRAKYLKDVHSYTKVAGLPFKAEELQHVFTDIIEGALTR, encoded by the coding sequence ATGAGCACGAGCACGAACGGCCACGGTGTGCTGTCGGCGAGCCGGCCCACCGAAGTCGCCAAGCTGGACCGCGTGGTCATCCGGTTCGCCGGTGACTCCGGTGACGGGATGCAGCTGACCGGCGACCGGTTCACCTCCGAAGCCGCGGCGTTCGGCAACGACCTGGCCACCCTGCCGAACTTCCCCGCCGAGATCCGGGCGCCACAGGGCACCATCCCGGGCGTCTCGTCGTTCCAGGTCCACTTCGCCGACTACGACATCCTCACCCCCGGCGACCGGCCGGACGTGCTGGTCGTGATGAACCCCGCGGCGCTCAAGGCGAACCTGCGGGACGTGCCCGCGGGCGGCACGATCATCGTCAACACCGACGAGTTCTCCAAGCGCAACCTCACCAAGGTCGGCTACGCCACCGATCCGCTCGAAGACGAGTCGCTGTCTGCGTTCCAGGTCCACCGGGTCGCCATGTCGACACTCACCCAGGGAGCACTGGAAGGCACCGGACTGGGCAAGAAGGACGCCGAGCGCTGCAAGAACATGTTCGCGCTCGGGCTCCTGTCGTGGATGTACCACCGGCCCACCGAGGGTACGGAGGCGTTCCTGCGGGAGAAGTTCGCCAAGAAGCCGGACATCGCCGAGGCGAACATCCTGGCCTTCCGCGCGGGCTGGAACTACGGCGAGACCACCGAATCGTTCGTGACCACCTACGAGGTGGCGCCGGCGAAGCTGGACAAGGGCACCTACCGGCAGATCACCGGCAACACCGCGCTGGCCTACGGCATCATCGCCGCCGGTCAGCGCGCCGGGCTGCCGGTGCTGCTGGGCACGTACCCGATCACGCCGGCGTCGGACATCCTGCACGAGCTGTCCAAGCACAAGAACTTCGGCGTGCTGACCTTCCAGGCGGAGGACGAGATCGCCGGTATCGGCGCCGCGCTCGGCGCCTCCTACGGCGGCGCACTGGGTGTCACCTCGACCTCCGGGCCGGGTGTGGCGTTGAAGTCGGAGACCATCGGACTCGGCGTGATGCTGGAACTGCCGCTGGTCGTGATCGACGTGCAGCGTGGTGGCCCCTCGACGGGTCTGCCGACCAAGACCGAGCAGGCCGACCTGCTGCAGGCGATGTTCGGCCGCAACAGTGAATCGCCACTGCCCGTCATCGCGCCGCAATCCCCCGGTGACTGTTTCGCGGCGGCCATGGAGGCGGTGCGGATCGCGCTGACGTACCGGACCCCGGTGATCGTGCTGTCCGACGGCGCCAACGCCAACGGGTCCGAACCCTGGCTGATCCCCGACGCGACCCAGTTGCCCGACCTGTCGGTCACCTTCGCCTCGCAGCCCAACGCCACGGACGGGTCCGGCGAGTTCTGGCCCTACATGCGGGATCCGGAGACGCTGGCGCGTGAGTGGGCGGTACCCGGCACGCCTGGTCTGGAACACCGCATCGGCGGTCTGGAGAAGCAGGACGGCAAGGGCAACATCTCCTACGATCCGGACAACCACGACCACATGGTCCGGTTGCGGCAGGCCAAGGTCGACGGCATCGACGTGCCCGACCTGGAGATCGACGACCCTTCCGGCGAAGCGCGCGTGCTGGCGCTGGGCTGGGGCTCCACGTTCGGTCCGATCGGCGCCGCGGCCCGCCGCGTCCGCAAGCTCGGCATGCCGATCGCGCAGGCGCACCTGCGGCACCTGAACCCGTTCCCGAAGAACCTGGGCGAGGTTCTGGCGCGCTACGACCGCGTGGTGGTGCCGGAGATGAACCTGGGTCAGCTCGCCTGGCTGCTGCGGGCGAAGTACCTCAAGGACGTGCACTCCTACACCAAGGTCGCCGGCCTGCCGTTCAAGGCTGAGGAACTGCAGCACGTCTTCACCGACATCATCGAAGGAGCGCTGACCCGATGA
- a CDS encoding 2-oxoacid:ferredoxin oxidoreductase subunit beta, with amino-acid sequence MTATDLGLPQVGGLDLVPTTDETQKAKDFKSDQEVRWCPGCGDYVVLNTVQSFLPTLGLKRENIVFVSGIGCSSRFPYYLNTYGMHSIHGRAPAIATGLATTRPDLSVWVVTGDGDALSIGGNHLIHALRRNVNIKILLFNNRIYGLTKGQYSPTSGQGMVTKSTPMGSVDTPFNPISLALGAEATFVGRALDSDKKGLTEVLTAAARHRGSALVEIYQNCPIFNDGAFDVLKDKDEAAQRIIPLRAGEPVRFGSEGEFGVVPNRWGGFEVAKVAEVGESELIVHDPTITDTAYAFGLSRIGDQNLNHTPTGIFRQVSRPTYDDDARAQVEQARSAKPADLQALLTGKDTWTVD; translated from the coding sequence ATGACCGCCACGGATCTCGGTCTTCCCCAGGTCGGTGGTCTGGATTTGGTCCCGACCACGGACGAGACCCAGAAGGCGAAGGACTTCAAGTCCGACCAGGAAGTCCGCTGGTGCCCCGGCTGCGGCGACTACGTCGTGCTCAACACGGTGCAGTCGTTCCTGCCCACGCTGGGACTCAAGCGCGAGAACATCGTGTTCGTCTCCGGCATCGGCTGCTCGTCGCGGTTCCCGTACTACCTCAACACCTACGGGATGCACTCGATCCACGGCCGCGCCCCGGCGATCGCGACCGGCCTGGCCACCACGCGGCCCGACCTGTCGGTGTGGGTGGTCACCGGTGACGGCGACGCGTTGTCCATCGGCGGCAACCACCTGATCCACGCGCTGCGCCGCAACGTCAACATCAAGATCCTGCTGTTCAACAACCGGATCTACGGTCTGACCAAGGGCCAGTACTCGCCGACGTCCGGGCAGGGCATGGTCACCAAGTCCACACCGATGGGTTCGGTGGACACCCCGTTCAACCCGATCTCGCTGGCGCTGGGCGCGGAGGCGACTTTCGTCGGCCGCGCCCTGGATTCCGACAAGAAGGGCCTCACCGAGGTGCTGACCGCCGCGGCCCGGCACCGCGGCTCCGCGCTGGTGGAGATCTACCAGAACTGCCCCATCTTCAACGACGGCGCGTTCGACGTGCTCAAGGACAAGGACGAGGCGGCTCAGCGGATCATCCCGCTCCGTGCCGGTGAGCCGGTGCGGTTCGGTTCCGAGGGTGAGTTCGGCGTGGTGCCCAACCGGTGGGGCGGGTTCGAGGTCGCCAAGGTGGCCGAGGTCGGCGAATCAGAGCTGATCGTGCACGATCCGACGATCACCGACACCGCGTACGCGTTCGGGCTGTCCCGGATCGGCGACCAGAACCTCAACCACACCCCGACCGGCATCTTCCGCCAGGTCTCCCGCCCCACCTACGACGACGACGCCCGCGCACAGGTGGAGCAGGCCCGATCGGCCAAGCCCGCCGACCTGCAGGCGCTGCTGACCGGCAAGGACACCTGGACGGTCGACTGA